A window from Syntrophales bacterium encodes these proteins:
- a CDS encoding ATP-dependent RecD-like DNA helicase, whose protein sequence is MKNIKGNSGNLLRTSLQGEIKSITYSDTTSGWTVAKADVQGGKHLVNIVGAILQPNVGDILDLEGEWVNHPKYGRQFKFDAYVPIYPDTINGITGYLGSGLIKGIGTELAKRIVKMFGMNTFNVIENEPDLLSKVQGIAEKRISVISKGFKDQKEIRNVMVFLKNYGVSTGYAVKIYKKYGNDSIKLLKENPYRLSEDIWGVGFLTADKIAQQMGFSKEHPLRIKAGALYVMTQLEKNGHVYCPYDELIKKASEILGVDTNITKNAITTLNKEDRLIIENNGNHSGIDPVYETSLYDCECGIAAELRRLVTAPPNLPVGKTELPKVLTEVEERIGIKLAPDQYTAIRAACESKVVVITGGPGTGKTTIIEAIADIYTAENRKVVMCAPTGRAAKRMAEATGFRSSTIHRLLEYIPFGGFQRDKQNPLKCDLFVMDEASMVDTMLGYSFLKAIPAHANLVFVGDIYQLPSIGPGNVLKDIIESQKIPTVHLTHIFRQAQRSSIIVNAHKINNGKMPYLSAPEKGDDCWFIEQTDPKIIQEIIVKLMTETFKDRNPIEDCQVLTPMHKGSLGTEALNNLLQEKLNANKVGIVRGFRKYKIGDKVMQIKNNYKKDVFNGDIGFISKIDTKEEEVGVKFEDRLVDYELDELDELMLAYCTTIHKVQGSEYPIVIIPVVTQHYIMLARNLLYTGVTRGKKLVVLIGSKKAIGIAIKNNRVLQRYTGLKERLVGTVEQQSMGQLQ, encoded by the coding sequence TCTCCAGCCGAATGTTGGAGACATTCTTGACCTGGAGGGCGAATGGGTCAATCACCCAAAATACGGCAGGCAGTTTAAATTTGATGCTTATGTCCCCATCTATCCGGACACCATAAACGGTATTACAGGTTATCTTGGTTCAGGATTGATTAAGGGGATCGGCACTGAGCTGGCAAAGCGAATAGTGAAAATGTTCGGCATGAATACCTTTAATGTTATCGAAAATGAGCCTGACTTGCTGAGCAAGGTCCAAGGAATAGCCGAAAAACGTATAAGCGTGATCAGCAAAGGTTTTAAAGACCAGAAGGAAATCCGGAATGTAATGGTATTCCTGAAGAATTATGGTGTGTCAACCGGGTATGCCGTAAAGATATACAAAAAATATGGGAATGACTCGATTAAACTACTCAAAGAAAATCCCTATCGGCTATCCGAAGATATTTGGGGGGTTGGATTTTTAACCGCTGATAAAATCGCCCAACAGATGGGCTTCAGTAAAGAACACCCCTTGAGAATCAAGGCGGGAGCATTGTATGTCATGACTCAGCTTGAGAAGAACGGTCATGTGTATTGCCCTTATGACGAACTTATCAAAAAAGCAAGCGAGATACTGGGAGTTGATACGAATATTACAAAGAACGCAATTACTACCCTAAATAAAGAAGATCGCTTAATAATAGAAAATAACGGGAATCACTCTGGTATTGATCCTGTATATGAAACAAGTCTGTATGATTGTGAGTGTGGCATAGCAGCAGAGCTTCGGAGACTGGTAACTGCCCCCCCTAATCTTCCCGTGGGCAAGACAGAATTGCCAAAGGTTTTAACTGAAGTCGAGGAGAGAATAGGGATAAAACTGGCGCCTGATCAGTATACTGCCATACGAGCGGCCTGTGAATCAAAGGTAGTAGTAATCACGGGAGGTCCGGGAACAGGGAAGACGACTATCATTGAAGCGATTGCTGATATTTATACTGCAGAAAACCGTAAGGTGGTCATGTGTGCCCCCACCGGCAGGGCAGCCAAACGGATGGCTGAAGCCACAGGGTTCAGATCGTCTACGATCCATCGCCTACTTGAATATATTCCCTTTGGCGGTTTTCAGAGGGATAAACAAAATCCCCTTAAATGTGATCTGTTTGTAATGGATGAGGCTTCAATGGTTGATACGATGCTCGGGTACAGTTTTCTAAAAGCTATTCCTGCCCACGCAAACCTTGTTTTTGTGGGGGACATTTATCAACTACCATCGATTGGACCAGGAAATGTATTGAAAGATATTATTGAAAGCCAAAAAATTCCAACTGTGCACCTGACACATATATTTAGACAGGCCCAAAGATCAAGCATAATTGTGAATGCCCATAAGATCAACAACGGGAAGATGCCATATCTGAGTGCTCCGGAGAAGGGAGATGACTGTTGGTTTATCGAACAGACAGACCCAAAGATTATTCAGGAAATCATTGTTAAACTCATGACTGAAACATTTAAGGATCGAAACCCAATAGAAGACTGCCAAGTGCTTACACCTATGCACAAGGGGTCTCTCGGAACAGAAGCGCTAAACAACCTGCTCCAAGAGAAGCTTAATGCCAACAAAGTGGGTATTGTACGAGGCTTCAGGAAATACAAGATTGGCGACAAAGTGATGCAAATCAAGAATAATTACAAGAAAGACGTTTTTAATGGCGATATCGGATTTATCAGTAAAATTGATACTAAAGAAGAGGAGGTTGGTGTAAAGTTTGAAGATCGTTTGGTAGATTATGAGCTGGATGAGCTGGATGAGCTGATGCTGGCATACTGCACGACAATCCATAAAGTTCAGGGATCGGAATATCCGATAGTGATTATACCGGTAGTAACCCAGCATTACATTATGCTGGCCCGAAACCTGCTTTATACGGGTGTTACAAGGGGCAAAAAGCTGGTAGTCCTAATTGGGAGCAAGAAGGCTATCGGCATAGCCATAAAAAATAACAGGGTGTTGCAACGCTATACGGGGCTGAAAGAGCGGCTGGTAGGAACAGTTGAGCAGCAATCTATGGGGCAGTTGCAGTAA
- a CDS encoding integration host factor subunit alpha, with the protein MTLTKADMVKSIEDQLGLPKDRSTDIFESVLEIIKQSLVNGEAVKISGFGKFYVIDKKARNGRNPQTGEHMIIEPRRVVSFKYSSRARVKLNG; encoded by the coding sequence TTGACCCTTACAAAAGCAGATATGGTCAAATCAATCGAAGACCAGCTTGGTCTTCCCAAGGACAGATCCACAGACATATTCGAATCCGTCCTGGAGATAATCAAACAATCACTTGTGAATGGTGAGGCGGTCAAGATCAGCGGATTCGGGAAGTTCTACGTTATTGACAAGAAAGCCAGAAATGGTAGAAATCCTCAAACAGGAGAGCACATGATTATTGAGCCAAGAAGGGTTGTTTCTTTCAAGTACTCTTCAAGGGCAAGGGTTAAACTCAACGGTTGA
- a CDS encoding DNA-binding transcriptional regulator, protein GSDSILSVVHETAKGLRDAGIMNEITMREFDALCLFPVKTYQPQEIKKIRSRYRVSQAVFAAYLNVSKTSVASWESGGKKPGPAAVKLLNLVDRKGIEAVA, encoded by the coding sequence GGATCTGACAGTATTCTCTCGGTTGTTCATGAGACGGCAAAGGGTTTGCGCGATGCGGGTATTATGAATGAGATAACCATGCGCGAATTTGATGCGCTTTGTCTGTTTCCCGTGAAGACGTATCAGCCACAGGAAATTAAAAAGATACGATCGCGCTATCGCGTCAGTCAGGCGGTATTCGCTGCGTACCTGAACGTGAGCAAGACATCTGTGGCGAGCTGGGAGTCAGGCGGAAAGAAACCTGGCCCTGCGGCAGTCAAGCTGCTTAACTTGGTGGATCGAAAAGGCATTGAAGCAGTTGCGTGA
- a CDS encoding sugar transferase — translation MKLFFNSAEICEICELKRIFDLAMAWCLLCFLSVPIFVVGLMVRLTSEGPALYWSDRVGINNGRFRMPKFRTMRVDTPAVATHLMKNPDAYLTPIGSFLRKFSLDEWPQLYSILKGDISFVGPRPALFNQDDLVGLRTGKGIHKLIPGITGWAQVNGYSDAFRHQKRTYLDLYPRHGLYE, via the coding sequence ATGAAATTGTTTTTTAACTCTGCGGAAATCTGCGAAATCTGTGAATTGAAGCGTATCTTTGATCTGGCTATGGCTTGGTGTTTATTATGTTTTTTGAGTGTGCCGATTTTTGTTGTCGGGTTGATGGTGAGGCTGACTTCGGAGGGGCCGGCATTATACTGGTCGGACAGGGTGGGGATTAATAATGGGAGATTCAGGATGCCCAAGTTTCGGACTATGCGTGTTGATACCCCGGCTGTCGCAACCCATCTCATGAAAAATCCTGATGCTTACCTTACTCCGATCGGGTCTTTTTTGCGGAAGTTCAGTCTGGATGAATGGCCACAGTTGTACAGTATTTTAAAAGGAGACATAAGTTTTGTGGGGCCACGTCCTGCTCTGTTTAATCAGGATGATCTGGTTGGGCTTAGGACAGGGAAGGGGATTCATAAACTTATTCCGGGGATCACCGGCTGGGCGCAGGTAAATGGCTATTCCGACGCATTCCGCCACCAAAAGAGAACTTATCTTGACCTATATCCAAGGCATGGCCTATATGAATGA